GGTGCAGTGTTTACAGGCTTTTTCCTTCAGAAAGCGATAGCATCTAGCGTCATTTTGGAAAAACTttaactttcagtgagtggaaaaatgtaTCTCTCTTCATCTTCTCCGCTCAATTAGCAGCAGAAGCAGCACAATCATAACCAAACCACTGCTTTATTTGTTAgtgattgaatgaatgaatgaatgattacaAAAAAGCGTTTACAAGCATCTATCATAGTTACAGACGAGTGTTTATGTTCATGTGTCGAGTCAGTAacaattattttatgtctgacaatggaaacattaaatatgtaaacaacttcgggctttattgggcattcagttgtattaaaatacagtaagttcagAGAGCGCATTTACGTCGCAATGATATATTTAACAATATCTGTTAAATATTCACAGCAAAACTTGAACATCAAAAGTGCACAAATTTTATCGGAATTTTACACAAACCATAATTGATCCAgaacattttgaataaaaatggaaaatagaaaaatttattattttaaaaacactatatTTGTTACAAGACCTCAAATTGTCCTCTCGTTTTGCCAGGTGCTTTAGCCGGTTTGATAGACATCGCCGCCGACTGGATGAACGACCTGAAGGAAGGCGTGTGTCTCAGTGCAATGTGGTTTAATCATGAGCAGTGCTGCTGGGGCTCCAACGAGACCACCTTCGCTGAGAGAGACAAGTGTCCCCAATGGAAGACATGGGCCGAACTCATTCTGGGTCAAGCTGAGGTCAGAGCATTAACAGATTCTGTATTAACGTGCACCAGATAAAAAGCATCATTGAGGTTCAGTCTGGGTTTATAATTATTTCTTCTTGTGTCCTTTAGGGTCCTGGTTCCTACATAATGAACTACTTCATGTTCACATTTTGGGCACTTTCCTTTGCCTTCCTGGCCGTGTCATTGGTGAAGGTGTTTGCCCCTTACGCCTGTGGATCTGGAATACCTGAGGTAATCTTACATATGACTTAAAAGCAACGACTGCTGTGTTTGCATCAGTTTTGACGTGATATTGTAAAAGATACACACATGAGCATATTCTGATATAGTACCTTAGTAGTGAACCCAAAATCTGCAGTCTGCATTCCAGTTGGCCCAAAATGTTGGTGTCAACTGGTGTCAACATCACGCGCTGTGCTCTGCAAATCAAATTCAGAAAATAAGACTAGTTGTGCACTGACACATTTGTTAGAAAACCTAACCAGCCAAATAGCTTTACTTTAGGAGAATTATAGAATAGGGTTGACTTTGAGTGGTTGTGCATGTCTGTTTTGTACTTTGAAATCATCTCATCTCTTTTCTATTTGAATtcttttttagattaaaactaTTCTGAGCGGCTTCATTATTCGAGGGTACTTGGGGAAATGGACCTTGTTGATAAAgaccatcactctggttttggCTGTGGCATCAGGTCTTAGTCTCGGGAAGGAGGGTCCGCTGGTCCACGTCGCCTGTTGCTGTGGCAACATCTTTTCCTACCTCTTTCCCAAATACAGCAAAAATGAGGCCAAGAAACGAGAGGTTAGTCATTAGAACCAGAACCGTGTGAGGGTTAGGAGACAGTCttgcagtgtttcccacaggattttgacagacttgtggTGCTGGTGACTTCATCACGTCGAGTTTGCGTCGTGTTAATGTTAGcacttgtagtgtatttcggggaaactatgagtttaaccacagtaacatacgtataattaatggtgattaaccattaactattttatactctttacctgatgcagctgaattaataatagcgacagactaaatgtactcgtccagcgagtgatcagcagatcgtatatcaactctaagaaatattactttcctggccttggaaaaacaatattcttactgtagtacagtaccacttcagaaatcttaacgaaattaagcagtttaagtgacgttgatatgtgataaataaacacagaaacgattcgagcgtggatacaaatgcggttttatttactacactaaaggagaaataaaaccaactaactaacaaagaccaagcactaacaaacaaacaaacaaacaaacataaaacgtaaaagcagtaaagaatgaaagaaatagacaaagcaaagagtggcagtattaaatcagctattcgtatctgcataaaccatcaaggacaatctccttatttaaaaggggcaaagcttaagcgcagctatttagaaatagatcagatacttgcattggcttcctgACTGTGCTGGGACAAGTTCTGGTGCGCGTGCAAAAAGGTTTCACAGTCCTGATGAGTTCAAAGCGAGCGGGTGAGTCCGTCGGATTCTTTCTTAGAACCGGATTGGCTGACGAAGGTAGAACGAACTTAGCCGAAgcaaactgccggaagaagctgtctccaaggagagagacaggtctcgggAGGGTGAACAAACACGAGCGGGCGCGAACACACACGAGCGAGCGAACATGAGCAAGCACTCTTTCCTCCGGGCACAGATGTTTTAACCCCgggggcgtcacgcccctccaaggtgagcgatccaatgtgatgagatgctTTTGGGcgcaaaaacatgtttctttgtccggcacactaactaatttgcatttatggtcgcctgggagtttggagcaggaatagtcttcgaataaaataaaatgagtatggtataaaatacattactgtgctatacaccatattctaagaaatgaagAGGGAAACATTTAGATATGACCCATGAAAGGGATATaatcacattgacctgtagtttggacaagaatgtaaacatagacagaataccactaagcacacatgcctttgaggttataggtgaaggagaataacaaagacaagcatacaatgtggagattcatgtgtatacactttaaaccagtcttttgtggctaaggagagagaaagagacattcttttggaagaatttgaggctctcagtccctggggggccacatggcttttctcactttggtgaacagccctgccccccccaagaacctcctttgaagtccaggggagAGTATTGGAatctggtcagtgatgaaggtgttgagatagGGCAGTTGAACCAGACTCGTTGGTGCCTGGTTGAAGCTTGTTGTGCTTTACGATCCCAAATGATAACCTTTGATCTGACCAGACCCTACACACTTGatatctgtttttcttctactctctgatctgtcacattatgctgtattttacaactgaatgccaccagcagtcattttaactgctgctaaaatcctgatttataaatgcAACACCGTCgaacaaaatcacaatacagtacatctacattATAGAGCGTCTATATGCTGTTTGCCCGTTCTtgacaatgtgttgctgtattatgAACGCTTCTTAgcttttaaatgcaagtgacagttaAATACACTACACGTGCGGACGAGAGGCCGAGGGCTCGCACACACatggagctcatcggaagagagtgCATGCAAACACGGAAGAGGAGGATGTGCACACGGCCACACtccactcacaccaaacaagtcaggaaAGAGAGAAGATGCGGAAGCGCTGTTTATCCACTAGTAAATCGATCACAGATAAGGTCATTATCACAGATggataaaaaattacaaaatgtgatGCCAGATATACTTAACAGCCATTAATATACCTGGGCGGACCGTCcgcccaagtaaatgcattgtatgggaaacgcTGAAATGATTGGATTTAAAACAAGTAATGAGAAAtatgatgcgatctgggaaaaatTTTACATAATACAGATTTTGTTACCATATGAAAGCTGGGTTTAAAACTTTTCATTTCGTTACCTTGTATTATAACAAAAGTTGTGGTTATCTGAAGTCGGCTGATCGCTATGATTTTCAGAAACAGAATTTCGAGAAAAACTGGTTTTAAGTTGGGAGgtcaaaataaatacacaacagTCAAGTAtttcaagtaaaagtcactttacaaaTTCTATtaacaatttaatataaaaacctTCCCCGGTGAGACAACCTCTAGAATTAGAATTAGACTCACTCATTAATAGTGACTTTTAGTTTCATATCTAAACAGTCGCCAGGTTTTCCAGTGGCCCGCagtcctttaaagggatagttcacccaagaatgaaaattctgtcatcattcaccccattctcttgtcatttcaaacctgtatgactttctctcatTTGCgatggcacccattgacttctattgtatgaacacaaaatcaatgcaagtgaatggctgccatcgctgttcggtcaacaacatttttctaaatatcttcttttgtgttctgcagaagaaagtcatacaggtttgaaatgacaagagggtgagtaaatgatgacagaagtttcatttttgggtgaacaattccTGCCCtggttgtatttatttgtgctattgtttgtaatttgttcttattttattactgACTGTTTATTCGTCTTTAAATGCTAATAATCTGAACCAGAATTAACCAAAAAGTCCTTGGAGTTGAGCTCTGTATAGAGAGTCACTGTCATCAacaataaagagagagagggcagtTTGTAGTTTTGGACATATATGGTAGTAATACAAAGCTTATAGGTTAATACTTTAATGAAAACCAAGTTTTGATAAAAAATCGTTTCAacctattttttttattttctgacgGGTTAATGACAATATTTTCTCaacttttgatttgttttgtgcTACTTTTCCATGACCTTGTGTTTCTCCCATTGCAGGTTTTATCTGCAGCTTCAGCTGCTGGTGTGTCTGTTGCTTTTGGAGCTCCTATAGGAGGAGTACTTTTCAGTTTAGAGGAGGTGAGTTTTACATCTTcatctaatggctggaatacactacaagacttaaaatctgaacagattttttttaactagacttcatacacttgcagactttttgaaagtttcagatagaaacacactaactgatcaaatctgcagactggcacagactttctccaacaagtccagactgaaaaacaaaaagtctgagcaaaagtcttgtagtgtattttagccttaagacgTGTTTAATTCTGCTGAATGTCAAAACTCAATAACaacattgaaaaaaaatacattgccCAGTTTTCTGCAGAATCAATATAACAGATTGTATGCATTACAAAATGGTACCAATTCCAAGACTAATTGCACGCCTTAAAAACTGTATCTAGCTTAACTGATGTACTGATGTCTTTCCCCTTAGGTCAGTTACTACTTCCCACTGAAGACTCTGTGGCGCTCGTTCTTTGCTGCTCTGGTGGCAGCATTTGTGCTGCGCTCCATAAACCCATTCGGGAACAGCCGGCTGGTGCTGTTCTATGTTGAATACCACACACCCTGGTACCTGTTTGAGCTTTTCCCCTTCATCCTGTTGGGGGTTTTCGGTGGCCTATGGGGGGCCTTTTTCATTCGGGCCAATATCGCCTGGTGCCGGCGCCGCAAATCCACACGCTTTGGTAAAAATTGACTGTAATGtgaaattaaaggaatagttcacccaaaaagaaaattctctattaatttactcacccgcgTTTATTCTTTCGCAGATGTATATGATTTCATTTCTTTAGTGGAGCACAAAAAGTTTAACAAAAATTTGTTGTCCATTTATGTCCATGCATACCACCCAACATGTTGATGCTCCAAAAAGTAATCGTAAGTTAAATGATAGGTATATAAGAAATGTTTTGAGCTGATTTCGTGAAATTGAAACCAAACGTTTTACGAGGCACGCAAAAATCAAATGGTACCATTTAATGATGGCTTTGTGATGGATGGCATGACTGTAAATtatgatagaatttttatttttggatgaactgtttttttatatattatgattattaaataataatgttaatatcATGAGTTGAATAATGTGTCAAACTGTTACACCAGGAAAGTATCCAGTGTTGGAGGTGATCACAGTGGCGGCCATCACGGCCATAATCGCATTCCCAAACCCGTACACGCGGCAGAACACCAGCGAACTGATTAAGGAGCTGTTCACAGACTGCGGCCCACTGGAATCATCACAGCTCTGTCAGTACAGAAGTCAGATGAACGGCAGTCAAGCATACCCAGAAGGCTCGGAGGCTGCCGCCACGCCAGGTGTTTACTCTGCCATGTGGCAGCTCAGCCTGGCGCTCATCTTCAAAATCATCATGACCATCTTTACCTTTGGCCTGAAGGTGAGCATCCAGCGTTCGCTGTTGGGCAGTTCACAGGAACAATTCTTTCGGTTGCACTTTAATTTACAATACACGAATTTACAACAAAAGTACATTGAAATCAGGACTGTAAAATTAAGTGCCGTTAACTTCGAtcaacatttatttcagtaataTAGTATTTGGTTAAAGTTGCTATTCtcaggttttttttaaattaaaacatgaacaaaaccgTAAAAACTAGGGTTGTGCATGATTAAccgaaatatatatcacgtgatttaggCACCGCTTGtaagtgaagtacggtaaaatgctgctgcacccgaaagccagagggcgctctcgtgcagaaactccaaatgcgcactgcagaagaagaccataacacacgtagttctaggaaatgcctaaggacatgtttttatcactgttactcaagcctcctcaggtattttcatgataataaagtatatttataatgatcatgtttgatgggtgttgcttttttaagtgcacgttataagcgactcaaactcatactgcttttagatcgagcagcatttcctactgagcCCAGAGccatgcttcacggacaagctacgcataaaaAATGATTGATGCCTTGCATAATCGAGCCAGCTCGATTTCAGCATGATTTATTggtaatcacgattaatcgtgcagtgCCCTAGTAAAAACATATAGTGCGTTTAAAGTGCTGTTGGATTTTGCGGGTAAagtcagtttgacgtcattcGATTTAAATAAATAGGTCACCCCCAAAAAATCTGCCATAATAAACTTGCCCTCATGCCATTCTAAGTGTACATGTCAGCTGAACACAGCTTGGAGggtaaaaagaataaaatcctGCCTGTTGCTAGCTTTGAAATGCCATTGAATTGTGCCCCGTTTTTAAAGATCAAAAGAGCATCATAGACGTAATCCAGGAGGGGTTCCGGGGACTCCAGGGGGCTAATAAATATGTTCTTATGCTAACGTGTCTTTTATACATTGCATTAGAATTTAAACACGTGTAGATAAGAGGACTACTTTCGTAATGGTGGCACACCAACTCCACAAATTCAACGTTGAATCTCAATGGTTCTCTCATGTCTCCGAGCCAATGGGATTCTGCCACAGCATCAGTGCTTGCCATGTTATTCTGTTGAGATTATCTAGAGGGATTTCCCTTGCTTAGCTCTTGAATGTCAATTTGGTTATGTGGCTGGATCCTCAGGTGCCATCGGGTCTGTTCATCCCCAGCATGGCCATCGGTGCGATCGCTGGACGGATTGTGGGCATCGCTGTGGAGCAGCTGGCATATTATCACCACGACTGGTTCCTGTTTAGAGAATGGTGTGAGGTGGGTGCTGACTGCATCACGCCTGGACTCTACGCCATGGTCGGGGCTGCAGCCTGCCTTGGTAAGTGTGCATGCAAGGATGCTTTGTCCTTTCTTTGCATCTGTGTTTTGGCTAATGAACCAATTTGTAATATTGTGCTGGCTGTAGGTGGTGTGACTCGCATGACTGTGTCTCTGGTGGTCATTGTGTTCGAACTCACTGGCGGGCTGGAATACATTGTTCCTCTAATGGCGGCCGTGATGACCAGTAAATGGGTGGGTGATGCGTTCGGGAGAGAGGGAATATACGAGGCCCATATCCGTCTGAATGGATATCCCTTCCTGGACGCCAAAGAAGAATTCACACACACCACGTTAGCACGGGACGTGATGCGTCCAGGACGCAATGACCCGCCGCTGGCTGTGCTCACGCAGGATGACATGACGCTCGGCGAGCTGCAGACCATCATTTCAGAAACGAGCTATAACGGCTTCCCGGTTATCGTTTCCAAAGAGTCACAGAGGCTGGTAGGCTTTGCACTGCGGAGGGATATAACAATTGCTATAGGTAACTAAACGACACTTTTATTTCTGTTCTCACACAaaccaaaacattttctttaccGAAAATAAACCTTTTGGCAATACCAGTAGTGTACCTGACTAAACATAACTTGCATTCTATGGTGCTGTGCTATGGTGCAAATAATGTCGTTTTTCTTCACTTTTGTTTCGCCCTCTACAGAAAATGCCTGCCGTAAGCAGGAGAGAATAGTGCTGAATTCCCGTGTGTATTTTACCCAGCATGCCCCGACCCTTCCTGCAGACAGCCCGCGACCACTGAAACTCCGCAGCATCCTTGACATGAGCCCTTTCACCGTCACCGACCACACGCCCATGGAGATTGTGGTAGACATTTTCCGCAAGCTCGGCCTCCGGCAGTGCCTTGTGACGCACAACGGGTAAGTG
This region of Triplophysa rosa linkage group LG1, Trosa_1v2, whole genome shotgun sequence genomic DNA includes:
- the clcn3 gene encoding H(+)/Cl(-) exchange transporter 3 isoform X1 → MESEQLFNRGYGRNSYNSITSASSDEELLDGAGVIMDFHTTEDDNLLDGDASPGSNYTMSNGGGGGGASSSTHLLDLLDEPIPGVGTYDDFHTIDWVREKCKDRERHRKINSKKKESAWEFTKSLYDAWSGWLVVTLTGLASGALAGLIDIAADWMNDLKEGVCLSAMWFNHEQCCWGSNETTFAERDKCPQWKTWAELILGQAEGPGSYIMNYFMFTFWALSFAFLAVSLVKVFAPYACGSGIPEIKTILSGFIIRGYLGKWTLLIKTITLVLAVASGLSLGKEGPLVHVACCCGNIFSYLFPKYSKNEAKKREVLSAASAAGVSVAFGAPIGGVLFSLEEVSYYFPLKTLWRSFFAALVAAFVLRSINPFGNSRLVLFYVEYHTPWYLFELFPFILLGVFGGLWGAFFIRANIAWCRRRKSTRFGKYPVLEVITVAAITAIIAFPNPYTRQNTSELIKELFTDCGPLESSQLCQYRSQMNGSQAYPEGSEAAATPGVYSAMWQLSLALIFKIIMTIFTFGLKVPSGLFIPSMAIGAIAGRIVGIAVEQLAYYHHDWFLFREWCEVGADCITPGLYAMVGAAACLGGVTRMTVSLVVIVFELTGGLEYIVPLMAAVMTSKWVGDAFGREGIYEAHIRLNGYPFLDAKEEFTHTTLARDVMRPGRNDPPLAVLTQDDMTLGELQTIISETSYNGFPVIVSKESQRLVGFALRRDITIAIENACRKQERIVLNSRVYFTQHAPTLPADSPRPLKLRSILDMSPFTVTDHTPMEIVVDIFRKLGLRQCLVTHNGIVLGIITKKNILEHLEELKQHVEPLAPPWCYYKKRYPPSYGPDGKPRPRVHNVQLASSFSRYEEESEEEVHLLDNSSL
- the clcn3 gene encoding H(+)/Cl(-) exchange transporter 3 isoform X5, with protein sequence MESEQLFNRGYGRNSYNSITSASSDEELLDGAGVIMDFHTTEDDNLLDGDASPGSNYTMSNGGGGGGASSSTHLLDLLDEPIPGVGTYDDFHTIDWVREKCKDRERHRKINSKKKESAWEFTKSLYDAWSGWLVVTLTGLASGALAGLIDIAADWMNDLKEGVCLSAMWFNHEQCCWGSNETTFAERDKCPQWKTWAELILGQAEGPGSYIMNYFMFTFWALSFAFLAVSLVKVFAPYACGSGIPEIKTILSGFIIRGYLGKWTLLIKTITLVLAVASGLSLGKEGPLVHVACCCGNIFSYLFPKYSKNEAKKREVLSAASAAGVSVAFGAPIGGVLFSLEEVSYYFPLKTLWRSFFAALVAAFVLRSINPFGNSRLVLFYVEYHTPWYLFELFPFILLGVFGGLWGAFFIRANIAWCRRRKSTRFGKYPVLEVITVAAITAIIAFPNPYTRQNTSELIKELFTDCGPLESSQLCQYRSQMNGSQAYPEGSEAAATPGVYSAMWQLSLALIFKIIMTIFTFGLKVPSGLFIPSMAIGAIAGRIVGIAVEQLAYYHHDWFLFREWCEVGADCITPGLYAMVGAAACLGGVTRMTVSLVVIVFELTGGLEYIVPLMAAVMTSKWVGDAFGREGIYEAHIRLNGYPFLDAKEEFTHTTLARDVMRPGRNDPPLAVLTQDDMTLGELQTIISETSYNGFPVIVSKESQRLVGFALRRDITIAIENACRKQERIVLNSRVYFTQHAPTLPADSPRPLKLRSILDMSPFTVTDHTPMEIVVDIFRKLGLRQCLVTHNGIVLGIITKKNILEHLEELKQHVEPLIDDI
- the clcn3 gene encoding H(+)/Cl(-) exchange transporter 3 isoform X3; translated protein: MLHGSYLATGGLLTSVQGSNYTMSNGGGGGGASSSTHLLDLLDEPIPGVGTYDDFHTIDWVREKCKDRERHRKINSKKKESAWEFTKSLYDAWSGWLVVTLTGLASGALAGLIDIAADWMNDLKEGVCLSAMWFNHEQCCWGSNETTFAERDKCPQWKTWAELILGQAEGPGSYIMNYFMFTFWALSFAFLAVSLVKVFAPYACGSGIPEIKTILSGFIIRGYLGKWTLLIKTITLVLAVASGLSLGKEGPLVHVACCCGNIFSYLFPKYSKNEAKKREVLSAASAAGVSVAFGAPIGGVLFSLEEVSYYFPLKTLWRSFFAALVAAFVLRSINPFGNSRLVLFYVEYHTPWYLFELFPFILLGVFGGLWGAFFIRANIAWCRRRKSTRFGKYPVLEVITVAAITAIIAFPNPYTRQNTSELIKELFTDCGPLESSQLCQYRSQMNGSQAYPEGSEAAATPGVYSAMWQLSLALIFKIIMTIFTFGLKVPSGLFIPSMAIGAIAGRIVGIAVEQLAYYHHDWFLFREWCEVGADCITPGLYAMVGAAACLGGVTRMTVSLVVIVFELTGGLEYIVPLMAAVMTSKWVGDAFGREGIYEAHIRLNGYPFLDAKEEFTHTTLARDVMRPGRNDPPLAVLTQDDMTLGELQTIISETSYNGFPVIVSKESQRLVGFALRRDITIAIENACRKQERIVLNSRVYFTQHAPTLPADSPRPLKLRSILDMSPFTVTDHTPMEIVVDIFRKLGLRQCLVTHNGIVLGIITKKNILEHLEELKQHVEPLAPPWCYYKKRYPPSYGPDGKPRPRVHNVQLASSFSRYEEESEEEVHLLDNSSL
- the clcn3 gene encoding H(+)/Cl(-) exchange transporter 3 isoform X4, with translation MESEQLFNRGYGRNSYNSITSASSDEELLDGAGVIMDFHTTEDDNLLDGDASPGSNYTMSNGGGGGGASSSTHLLDLLDEPIPGVGTYDDFHTIDWVREKCKDRERHRKINSKKKESAWEFTKSLYDAWSGWLVVTLTGLASGALAGLIDIAADWMNDLKEGVCLSAMWFNHEQCCWGSNETTFAERDKCPQWKTWAELILGQAEGPGSYIMNYFMFTFWALSFAFLAVSLVKVFAPYACGSGIPEIKTILSGFIIRGYLGKWTLLIKTITLVLAVASGLSLGKEGPLVHVACCCGNIFSYLFPKYSKNEAKKREVLSAASAAGVSVAFGAPIGGVLFSLEEVSYYFPLKTLWRSFFAALVAAFVLRSINPFGNSRLVLFYVEYHTPWYLFELFPFILLGVFGGLWGAFFIRANIAWCRRRKSTRFGKYPVLEVITVAAITAIIAFPNPYTRQNTSELIKELFTDCGPLESSQLCQYRSQMNGSQAYPEGSEAAATPGVYSAMWQLSLALIFKIIMTIFTFGLKVPSGLFIPSMAIGAIAGRIVGIAVEQLAYYHHDWFLFREWCEVGADCITPGLYAMVGAAACLGGVTRMTVSLVVIVFELTGGLEYIVPLMAAVMTSKWVGDAFGREGIYEAHIRLNGYPFLDAKEEFTHTTLARDVMRPGRNDPPLAVLTQDDMTLGELQTIISETSYNGFPVIVSKESQRLVGFALRRDITIAIENACRKQERIVLNSRVYFTQHAPTLPADSPRPLKLRSILDMSPFTVTDHTPMEIVVDIFRKLGLRQCLVTHNGRLLGVITKKDILRHMAQMANQDPESIMFN
- the clcn3 gene encoding H(+)/Cl(-) exchange transporter 3 isoform X6 yields the protein MEEDSADPYLPYDGGGDTIPLHELSKKGSNYTMSNGGGGGGASSSTHLLDLLDEPIPGVGTYDDFHTIDWVREKCKDRERHRKINSKKKESAWEFTKSLYDAWSGWLVVTLTGLASGALAGLIDIAADWMNDLKEGVCLSAMWFNHEQCCWGSNETTFAERDKCPQWKTWAELILGQAEGPGSYIMNYFMFTFWALSFAFLAVSLVKVFAPYACGSGIPEIKTILSGFIIRGYLGKWTLLIKTITLVLAVASGLSLGKEGPLVHVACCCGNIFSYLFPKYSKNEAKKREVLSAASAAGVSVAFGAPIGGVLFSLEEVSYYFPLKTLWRSFFAALVAAFVLRSINPFGNSRLVLFYVEYHTPWYLFELFPFILLGVFGGLWGAFFIRANIAWCRRRKSTRFGKYPVLEVITVAAITAIIAFPNPYTRQNTSELIKELFTDCGPLESSQLCQYRSQMNGSQAYPEGSEAAATPGVYSAMWQLSLALIFKIIMTIFTFGLKVPSGLFIPSMAIGAIAGRIVGIAVEQLAYYHHDWFLFREWCEVGADCITPGLYAMVGAAACLGGVTRMTVSLVVIVFELTGGLEYIVPLMAAVMTSKWVGDAFGREGIYEAHIRLNGYPFLDAKEEFTHTTLARDVMRPGRNDPPLAVLTQDDMTLGELQTIISETSYNGFPVIVSKESQRLVGFALRRDITIAIENACRKQERIVLNSRVYFTQHAPTLPADSPRPLKLRSILDMSPFTVTDHTPMEIVVDIFRKLGLRQCLVTHNGRLLGVITKKDILRHMAQMANQDPESIMFN
- the clcn3 gene encoding H(+)/Cl(-) exchange transporter 3 isoform X2, producing the protein MEEDSADPYLPYDGGGDTIPLHELSKKGSNYTMSNGGGGGGASSSTHLLDLLDEPIPGVGTYDDFHTIDWVREKCKDRERHRKINSKKKESAWEFTKSLYDAWSGWLVVTLTGLASGALAGLIDIAADWMNDLKEGVCLSAMWFNHEQCCWGSNETTFAERDKCPQWKTWAELILGQAEGPGSYIMNYFMFTFWALSFAFLAVSLVKVFAPYACGSGIPEIKTILSGFIIRGYLGKWTLLIKTITLVLAVASGLSLGKEGPLVHVACCCGNIFSYLFPKYSKNEAKKREVLSAASAAGVSVAFGAPIGGVLFSLEEVSYYFPLKTLWRSFFAALVAAFVLRSINPFGNSRLVLFYVEYHTPWYLFELFPFILLGVFGGLWGAFFIRANIAWCRRRKSTRFGKYPVLEVITVAAITAIIAFPNPYTRQNTSELIKELFTDCGPLESSQLCQYRSQMNGSQAYPEGSEAAATPGVYSAMWQLSLALIFKIIMTIFTFGLKVPSGLFIPSMAIGAIAGRIVGIAVEQLAYYHHDWFLFREWCEVGADCITPGLYAMVGAAACLGGVTRMTVSLVVIVFELTGGLEYIVPLMAAVMTSKWVGDAFGREGIYEAHIRLNGYPFLDAKEEFTHTTLARDVMRPGRNDPPLAVLTQDDMTLGELQTIISETSYNGFPVIVSKESQRLVGFALRRDITIAIENACRKQERIVLNSRVYFTQHAPTLPADSPRPLKLRSILDMSPFTVTDHTPMEIVVDIFRKLGLRQCLVTHNGIVLGIITKKNILEHLEELKQHVEPLAPPWCYYKKRYPPSYGPDGKPRPRVHNVQLASSFSRYEEESEEEVHLLDNSSL